A region from the uncultured Bacteroides sp. genome encodes:
- the thiH gene encoding 2-iminoacetate synthase ThiH yields the protein MFSEELEKISWEETTREIYAKTDVDVRRALGKKSLTVEDFKALISPAALPYLEVMAQLSRRYTLERFGKTISMFVPLYITNSCTNSCIYCGFNHSNPMKRTILTEEEMVNEYKAIRRLAPFENLLLVTGENPAKAGVNYIERALQLAKPYFSNLQIEVMPLKAAEYERLTHSGLNGVICFQETYNKANYNIYHPRGMKANFEWRVNGFDRMGQAGMHKIGMGVLIGLEEWRTDVAMMAHHLRYLQKHYWKTKYSVNFPRMRPSENGGFQPNVVMSDRELAQVTFAMRIFDHDVDISYSTRECAELRNQMATLGVTTMSAESKTEPGGYYTYPEALEQFHVSDERKAVEVDAALRLLGRIPVYKDWDQAFDRAI from the coding sequence ATGTTTTCAGAAGAATTAGAGAAAATATCCTGGGAAGAAACGACCCGGGAGATATATGCCAAAACAGACGTGGATGTACGCCGTGCGCTAGGCAAAAAGAGTCTTACTGTGGAGGATTTTAAAGCGCTGATTTCTCCGGCGGCTCTTCCTTATCTGGAGGTGATGGCTCAATTGAGCCGGAGATATACACTGGAACGTTTCGGCAAAACAATATCGATGTTCGTGCCGCTTTACATCACCAATTCGTGTACCAATTCGTGCATCTATTGTGGCTTTAACCACAGCAATCCGATGAAGCGTACCATCCTTACGGAAGAGGAGATGGTGAACGAATATAAAGCCATCAGAAGATTGGCTCCGTTTGAGAATCTGTTACTGGTTACGGGAGAGAATCCGGCCAAAGCGGGAGTGAATTATATTGAACGGGCATTACAACTGGCTAAGCCGTATTTCTCTAATCTGCAGATTGAGGTGATGCCGCTTAAAGCTGCAGAATATGAGCGACTTACGCATTCGGGACTGAACGGGGTGATCTGTTTTCAGGAGACGTACAACAAGGCCAATTACAACATTTACCACCCGCGGGGAATGAAGGCGAACTTTGAATGGCGCGTAAACGGGTTCGACCGTATGGGGCAGGCAGGTATGCACAAAATAGGTATGGGGGTACTGATCGGGTTAGAGGAATGGCGAACGGATGTGGCGATGATGGCGCATCACTTACGGTATCTGCAAAAGCATTACTGGAAAACGAAATACAGCGTGAACTTTCCCCGCATGCGACCTTCGGAGAATGGGGGCTTTCAGCCGAATGTGGTGATGAGCGACCGGGAGCTGGCTCAGGTGACGTTTGCCATGCGTATTTTTGATCATGATGTGGATATCTCCTACTCTACCCGTGAATGTGCGGAGCTTCGCAACCAAATGGCTACGCTCGGAGTAACGACGATGAGTGCCGAGAGTAAAACAGAACCGGGGGGATACTATACGTATCCGGAGGCATTGGAACAGTTTCATGTAAGCGATGAGCGCAAAGCGGTTGAGGTGGATGCGGCACTGCGCTTGCTGGGACGTATTCCGGTTTATAAGGATTGGGATCAGGCCTTTGACCGGGCAATATAA
- the ppdK gene encoding pyruvate, phosphate dikinase — MNKKRVYTFGNGQAEGKADMKNLLGGKGANLAEMNLIGVPVPPGFTITTEVCMEYYELGQDKIVTLLKDEVEKAIIHIEKLMRSKFGDVENPLLVSVRSGARASMPGMMDTILNLGLNDEVVEGLTRKTGNARFAWDSYRRFVQMYGDVVLGLKPTNKEDIDPFEAIIEEVKRAKGIKLDNELQVADLKELVKKFKIAVKEQTGRDFPTSAYEQLWGAICAVFNSWMNERAILYRKMESIPDEWGTAVSVQAMVFGNMGETSATGVCFSRDAGTGEDLFNGEYLINAQGEDVVAGIRTPQQITEIGSQRWAALAGVSEKVRATKYPSMEEAMPEIYKELDRLQTKLENHYKDMQDMEFTVQEGKLWFLQTRNGKRTGGAMVKIAMDLLRQGMIDEKTALLRVEPNKLDELLHPVFDKVALSQATILTRGLPASPGAATGQIVFFADDAAQWHVDGKKVIMVRIETSPEDLAGMQVAQGILTARGGMTSHAAVVARGMGKCCVSGAGALNIDYKARTVEIDGTILKEGDFLSLNGSTGEVYEGKVETKAAELSGDFGQLMTLADKYTRLQVRTNADTPHDAEVARNFGAVGIGLCRTEHMFFEGEKIKAMREMILASNAEGRRKALAKILPYQKEDFKGIFKAMNGCPVTVRLLDPPLHEFVPHDLKGQQEMAEAMGVTLSFIQQRVESLCEHNPMLGHRGCRLGNTYPEITQMQTRAILTAALELKKEGIDTHPEIMVPLTGIVYEFIEQEKVIRAEAAVVFAEMSDHIDFKVGTMIEIPRAALTADRIASSAEFFSFGTNDLTQMTFGYSRDDIASFLPIYLEKKILKVDPFQVLDQNGVGQLIRMATEKGRSIRPDLKCGICGEHGGEPSSVKFCHKVGLDYVSCSPFRVPIARLAAAQAAIEE, encoded by the coding sequence ATGAACAAAAAAAGAGTCTATACTTTTGGTAATGGTCAGGCTGAAGGCAAAGCCGACATGAAAAACCTATTAGGAGGCAAAGGGGCCAATCTGGCCGAAATGAATTTGATCGGTGTTCCTGTTCCACCCGGATTTACTATTACAACAGAGGTTTGTATGGAATACTACGAGCTAGGACAAGATAAAATTGTTACTCTTCTAAAAGATGAAGTAGAAAAAGCCATCATACATATTGAGAAATTGATGCGTTCCAAATTTGGTGATGTAGAAAATCCTCTGCTCGTTTCCGTTCGTTCCGGTGCGCGGGCCTCTATGCCCGGCATGATGGACACTATACTCAATCTCGGGCTGAACGATGAAGTGGTGGAGGGTCTTACACGTAAAACGGGCAATGCCCGTTTCGCCTGGGATTCCTATCGTCGCTTTGTGCAGATGTATGGCGACGTAGTGTTGGGTCTGAAACCAACCAATAAAGAAGACATCGACCCTTTCGAAGCAATCATAGAAGAAGTGAAGCGTGCCAAGGGGATAAAACTCGATAATGAGCTTCAGGTAGCCGATCTGAAAGAACTTGTAAAGAAATTCAAGATAGCCGTCAAAGAACAAACGGGCAGAGATTTTCCTACCTCGGCTTACGAGCAACTATGGGGGGCTATCTGCGCCGTGTTCAATTCATGGATGAATGAGCGTGCCATTCTTTATCGTAAGATGGAAAGCATTCCCGATGAATGGGGAACGGCTGTCAGCGTGCAGGCCATGGTGTTCGGCAACATGGGCGAAACCTCCGCTACCGGCGTATGCTTCTCCCGCGATGCCGGAACAGGAGAAGACCTTTTCAATGGCGAATACCTCATCAATGCCCAGGGCGAAGATGTGGTGGCCGGCATTCGCACTCCGCAGCAGATTACCGAAATCGGTTCGCAACGCTGGGCTGCTCTTGCCGGGGTGAGTGAAAAAGTTCGCGCTACTAAATACCCGTCTATGGAAGAAGCGATGCCCGAAATATACAAGGAACTCGATCGGTTACAAACGAAGCTGGAAAATCACTACAAGGATATGCAAGATATGGAGTTTACCGTTCAGGAAGGCAAGCTGTGGTTTCTTCAAACACGTAATGGTAAGCGCACGGGCGGTGCCATGGTTAAGATTGCGATGGATTTGCTTCGTCAGGGTATGATCGACGAGAAAACGGCATTACTCCGTGTGGAACCTAACAAACTCGATGAATTACTTCACCCCGTATTCGATAAAGTAGCACTCAGTCAGGCCACCATTCTTACCCGTGGCCTTCCTGCTTCTCCGGGAGCGGCAACGGGGCAGATTGTCTTCTTTGCCGATGATGCTGCCCAATGGCACGTCGACGGTAAAAAAGTAATAATGGTACGTATTGAAACCTCGCCCGAAGATCTGGCCGGTATGCAAGTGGCACAAGGCATTCTTACCGCCCGTGGCGGCATGACCTCGCATGCGGCCGTAGTAGCCCGCGGCATGGGCAAATGTTGCGTATCCGGTGCCGGAGCGCTCAATATAGATTATAAAGCCCGTACGGTAGAAATTGACGGAACCATTCTCAAAGAAGGCGATTTCCTTTCGCTCAACGGCAGTACGGGAGAGGTTTACGAAGGAAAGGTAGAGACTAAGGCTGCCGAACTGTCAGGTGATTTCGGTCAGTTAATGACATTAGCCGATAAATATACCCGGCTTCAGGTACGCACTAATGCCGATACGCCTCACGACGCTGAGGTAGCGCGTAATTTCGGTGCAGTGGGAATCGGTCTTTGCCGCACGGAACACATGTTCTTTGAAGGCGAAAAGATTAAAGCCATGCGTGAGATGATTCTGGCCAGTAATGCCGAAGGACGTCGTAAGGCGTTGGCAAAGATACTTCCGTATCAAAAAGAAGATTTCAAAGGTATCTTTAAGGCGATGAACGGCTGCCCCGTCACCGTTCGTTTGCTCGATCCCCCCTTGCACGAGTTTGTTCCCCATGATCTGAAAGGTCAGCAAGAAATGGCCGAAGCCATGGGCGTTACACTCTCTTTCATTCAGCAGCGAGTAGAATCGCTTTGCGAGCATAATCCTATGCTAGGTCATCGTGGTTGCCGGTTGGGCAACACTTATCCTGAGATTACACAGATGCAGACCCGAGCCATACTTACCGCTGCTCTCGAACTAAAAAAAGAAGGTATAGATACGCATCCCGAAATCATGGTTCCGCTTACCGGCATTGTGTATGAGTTTATCGAACAGGAAAAAGTAATCCGTGCAGAAGCTGCCGTAGTCTTTGCCGAGATGAGCGATCACATCGATTTCAAAGTAGGAACAATGATTGAGATTCCCCGTGCCGCATTAACAGCCGATCGCATTGCTTCTTCGGCCGAGTTCTTCTCTTTCGGAACAAACGACCTTACCCAAATGACCTTTGGTTATTCGCGAGACGATATCGCCTCCTTCCTTCCCATCTATCTGGAGAAGAAAATTTTGAAAGTAGATCCTTTTCAGGTACTCGATCAAAATGGAGTAGGGCAGTTAATACGCATGGCTACCGAGAAAGGCCGTTCTATCCGTCCCGATCTGAAATGCGGCATCTGCGGCGAACATGGTGGCGAACCGTCTTCGGTTAAGTTCTGCCACAAAGTAGGTTTGGATTATGTTAGTTGTTCTCCGTTCAGAGTGCCTATCGCCAGACTCGCAGCGGCTCAGGCGGCAATAGAAGAGTAA
- a CDS encoding thiamine phosphate synthase has protein sequence MKLIVVTTPTFFVEEDKIITALFEEGLDILHLRKPDMPALYAERLLTLIPEKYHHRIVTHEHFYLKNEFDLMGIHINKRNPEEPHDYHGHISCSCHSVEEVKNKKHLYDYVFLSPIYDCISKEGYSSAYTPEELRQAAAEEIIDNKVIALGGITPDNLLEIKDFGFGGAAVLGDLWQKFDVCTDLNFLAIIKHFKMLKEMAD, from the coding sequence ATGAAACTCATTGTAGTAACTACTCCTACTTTCTTTGTAGAGGAAGATAAAATTATCACTGCTCTTTTTGAAGAGGGCTTGGACATTCTTCATCTCCGAAAACCGGATATGCCTGCTCTGTATGCAGAGAGGCTGCTGACTTTAATACCCGAGAAGTATCATCACCGTATTGTTACGCACGAGCATTTCTATCTGAAAAACGAGTTCGACCTCATGGGGATTCATATCAACAAGCGTAATCCGGAGGAACCGCACGATTATCACGGACACATTAGCTGTTCTTGCCACTCGGTGGAAGAGGTGAAGAATAAGAAGCATCTGTATGACTATGTATTTCTAAGCCCTATATACGATTGTATTTCAAAAGAGGGATATAGCTCGGCCTACACGCCCGAGGAACTGAGACAGGCTGCTGCAGAAGAAATAATAGACAACAAGGTGATAGCGCTGGGTGGCATTACGCCCGACAACCTGTTGGAGATAAAAGATTTCGGTTTTGGCGGCGCAGCGGTACTGGGCGACCTGTGGCAGAAGTTTGATGTTTGTACGGACCTGAACTTTCTGGCTATCATAAAGCATTTCAAAATGCTTAAAGAAATGGCGGATTAA
- the thiC gene encoding phosphomethylpyrimidine synthase ThiC codes for MKNEITRTPFPNSEKIYLNGTLYPRLRVAMRKVEQMPTVTVEEDRQVRTPNRDVYLYDTSGPYSDPEAEIDLKKGLPRLREGFIKNNEDIVQLEEMTSEYGRMRYGDKGLDALRFEHIAPPYVAVKGKQISQLYYAKLGIITPEMEYVAIRENMNCEELGIETHITPEFVRREVAEGRAVIPANINHPEAEPMIIGRNFLVKINTNIGNSATSSGIEEEVEKAVWSCRWGGDTLMDLSTGANIHETREWIIRNCPVPVGTVPIYQALEKVNGKVEELTWEIYRDTLVEQCEQGVDYFTIHAGIRFKNVRLAKNRVTGIVSRGGSIMSKWCLTHNSESFLYEHFDDICDVLAQYDVAVSLGDGLRPGSIHDANDEAQFAELDTLGELVERAWAKNVQAFIEGPGHVPMHKIRENMERQIKACHDAPFYTLGPLVTDIAPGYDHITSAIGAAQIGWLGTAMLCYVTPKEHLGLPDREDVRTGVITYKIAAHAADLAKGHPGAQVRDDALSKARYEFRWKDQFNLSLDPERALEYFKAGHHEDGEYCTMCGPNFCAMKLSRDLKDCMK; via the coding sequence ATGAAGAACGAAATAACCCGCACTCCTTTTCCAAATTCGGAAAAAATATACCTGAACGGAACCTTGTATCCCCGCCTGCGGGTAGCGATGCGCAAAGTAGAACAGATGCCCACGGTGACCGTGGAGGAAGACAGGCAGGTGCGAACACCTAACCGGGATGTTTACCTCTATGATACGAGCGGGCCGTACAGTGATCCGGAAGCGGAAATCGATTTGAAGAAGGGACTTCCCCGATTGCGGGAAGGGTTTATCAAGAACAACGAAGACATTGTTCAGCTGGAGGAAATGACTTCTGAATACGGACGTATGCGCTACGGAGACAAGGGTTTGGATGCGTTGCGCTTTGAACACATTGCCCCACCCTATGTGGCGGTAAAGGGAAAACAGATATCGCAGTTGTATTACGCCAAGCTGGGTATTATTACGCCGGAGATGGAGTATGTGGCCATTCGGGAGAATATGAATTGTGAAGAACTGGGCATAGAGACGCACATCACTCCGGAATTTGTACGTAGGGAGGTTGCCGAAGGACGGGCCGTAATCCCTGCAAACATTAACCATCCGGAAGCGGAACCAATGATTATCGGACGGAATTTTCTGGTAAAGATCAATACGAATATTGGTAATTCGGCTACCTCGTCGGGCATTGAGGAGGAGGTAGAAAAGGCGGTGTGGAGCTGCCGCTGGGGAGGAGACACCTTGATGGATCTTTCTACGGGGGCCAACATTCACGAAACGCGCGAATGGATTATCCGCAACTGTCCCGTTCCGGTAGGCACGGTTCCTATCTATCAGGCCTTAGAGAAAGTAAACGGAAAGGTGGAAGAACTGACCTGGGAGATTTATCGGGATACGTTAGTGGAGCAGTGCGAACAGGGAGTGGACTACTTTACCATTCATGCGGGCATTCGTTTCAAAAATGTGCGTCTGGCCAAAAACAGAGTAACGGGAATTGTGTCTCGCGGAGGAAGCATCATGTCTAAATGGTGCCTGACGCACAACAGCGAAAGTTTTCTTTACGAGCATTTTGATGATATATGCGACGTGCTGGCTCAGTATGATGTGGCGGTGTCATTGGGCGACGGACTGCGTCCGGGTTCTATTCACGATGCGAACGACGAAGCACAGTTTGCCGAACTGGACACGCTGGGCGAACTGGTGGAGCGTGCTTGGGCAAAGAATGTACAGGCTTTTATCGAAGGGCCGGGACATGTACCCATGCACAAGATACGGGAGAATATGGAGAGGCAGATAAAAGCGTGCCACGATGCTCCTTTTTATACTTTGGGGCCCTTGGTAACGGATATAGCGCCGGGATACGATCACATTACGTCGGCCATTGGTGCGGCGCAAATAGGTTGGTTGGGTACGGCCATGCTTTGCTACGTTACGCCCAAAGAGCATCTGGGGCTACCGGACAGGGAAGATGTGCGCACGGGGGTGATTACGTATAAGATAGCGGCACATGCGGCGGATCTGGCTAAAGGACATCCGGGAGCACAAGTGCGAGATGATGCCTTGTCTAAGGCTCGCTACGAGTTCCGCTGGAAAGATCAGTTTAACTTGTCGCTGGACCCTGAAAGGGCTTTGGAATATTTCAAAGCGGGGCACCACGAGGATGGAGAATACTGCACCATGTGCGGACCGAACTTTTGTGCCATGAAGTTGAGCCGGGATTTAAAGGATTGCATGAAATAA
- a CDS encoding thiazole synthase: MEKLIIAGKEFDSRLFLGTGKFSSNEWMEKAILASGTEMVTVAMKRVDMEDEEDDMLKHIVHPGIQLLPNTSGVRNAEEAVFAAQMAREAFGTNWLKLEIHPDPRYLLPDSVETLKATEQLVKLGFVVLPYCQADPVLCKRLEEAGAATVMPLGAPIGTNQGLQTKGFLRIIIEQATIPVVVDAGIGVPSHAAEAMEMGASAVLVNTAIAVAGNPTEMALAFREAVIAGRRAYEAEPGSMSFVAEASSPLTDFLTY; the protein is encoded by the coding sequence ATGGAAAAACTGATTATTGCGGGAAAAGAGTTCGACTCCCGCCTTTTTCTGGGTACCGGAAAGTTTAGCTCCAACGAATGGATGGAGAAGGCGATTCTGGCTTCGGGTACGGAGATGGTAACGGTAGCGATGAAACGTGTGGATATGGAGGATGAGGAGGACGATATGCTGAAACACATTGTGCATCCGGGAATACAATTACTACCCAATACATCGGGGGTGCGTAATGCCGAAGAAGCGGTGTTTGCGGCACAAATGGCACGGGAAGCTTTCGGGACTAACTGGCTGAAGCTGGAGATTCATCCCGATCCGCGCTACCTGTTACCCGACTCTGTGGAGACGTTGAAGGCTACCGAACAGCTGGTGAAACTAGGGTTTGTGGTACTTCCCTATTGCCAGGCAGACCCTGTATTGTGTAAGCGGTTAGAGGAAGCGGGTGCCGCTACGGTGATGCCGCTGGGTGCTCCGATTGGAACCAACCAAGGGTTGCAAACGAAGGGCTTTTTACGTATCATCATTGAGCAGGCTACTATCCCGGTGGTAGTGGATGCGGGCATCGGTGTGCCCAGCCATGCCGCCGAAGCGATGGAGATGGGGGCTTCGGCCGTACTGGTGAACACGGCCATTGCCGTAGCCGGTAATCCTACGGAGATGGCTCTGGCTTTCAGAGAGGCTGTTATTGCCGGAAGACGGGCCTACGAAGCGGAACCGGGCAGTATGAGTTTTGTAGCGGAAGCCAGCTCGCCGCTTACCGATTTTTTGACCTATTAA
- a CDS encoding thiamine phosphate synthase codes for MISLQFITHQTERYSYFDSACLALEGGCKWIQLRMKEATPEEVKAVALQLKPLCKKQEALLIIDDRVELAKEVEADGVHLGKTDMPVTEARQILGEGFIIGGTANTFEEVQAHYRARADYVGIGPFRFTTTKKNRGPVLGPEGYRNIVEQMERASIELPTVAIGGILYEDIATILQTGIKGIALSGAILQAENPVEETRRILNGSF; via the coding sequence ATGATCAGCTTACAATTTATTACTCACCAAACAGAGAGGTATTCTTACTTCGACTCGGCTTGCCTGGCACTGGAAGGAGGCTGCAAATGGATACAACTACGCATGAAGGAGGCAACACCCGAAGAGGTGAAAGCCGTGGCGCTGCAATTAAAACCTCTTTGCAAAAAGCAGGAGGCTTTATTGATTATCGATGACCGGGTGGAACTGGCTAAGGAAGTGGAAGCGGACGGGGTGCATCTGGGCAAAACGGACATGCCGGTGACCGAAGCGCGGCAGATACTGGGCGAAGGATTTATTATCGGCGGTACAGCCAATACCTTTGAAGAGGTACAGGCACATTATAGGGCCAGGGCCGACTACGTGGGTATCGGGCCGTTTCGTTTTACCACAACCAAGAAAAATCGGGGTCCGGTACTGGGGCCGGAGGGTTACCGAAACATTGTGGAACAAATGGAGCGTGCTTCTATCGAACTGCCTACGGTAGCTATAGGAGGCATTCTGTATGAGGATATAGCCACCATTTTGCAAACGGGCATAAAGGGCATTGCTCTCTCGGGCGCTATTTTACAGGCGGAGAATCCGGTGGAAGAAACACGAAGGATACTGAACGGATCTTTCTAA
- the thiS gene encoding sulfur carrier protein ThiS has protein sequence MKVQVNNKEVETDFSITLAQLTAQLALSPIGIAIAVNNRMIPRTAWGTQTLQENDAIVVIKAACGG, from the coding sequence ATGAAAGTACAGGTAAACAACAAAGAAGTGGAAACAGACTTTTCCATTACCCTCGCTCAACTAACCGCTCAACTGGCACTCTCGCCTATCGGCATAGCTATTGCTGTGAATAATCGGATGATTCCGCGCACGGCATGGGGCACGCAGACACTACAGGAAAATGATGCTATTGTGGTCATTAAAGCGGCATGCGGAGGATAA
- a CDS encoding HesA/MoeB/ThiF family protein has protein sequence MEKYNRQMMLPEIGEEGQAKLLAARVLIIGVGGLGSPIALYLAGAGIGTIGLVDEDVVSISNLHRQVLYSEAQTGERKATCAAIRLSALNKDIKVHAYTTRLTEENARELIGQYDVVVDGCDNFATRYLINDVCVELGKPYVCGAICGFEGQVAVFNYQTTKNYRDLYPDEEEMKKMPLPPKGVIGMTPAITGSVEAMEVIKIIGGLGSILSGKLWTIDLRTLQTNIFSL, from the coding sequence ATGGAAAAATATAACAGACAAATGATGTTGCCTGAAATAGGCGAAGAAGGACAGGCAAAGCTGCTGGCGGCCCGGGTGTTGATTATAGGAGTGGGCGGATTGGGATCTCCGATAGCTCTTTATCTGGCCGGTGCGGGGATAGGTACCATCGGATTGGTAGATGAGGATGTAGTGAGCATCTCTAACCTGCACAGGCAGGTGTTGTACTCGGAAGCACAAACGGGAGAACGGAAAGCTACCTGTGCGGCTATAAGGCTCTCAGCGCTGAACAAAGACATAAAGGTGCATGCGTATACCACCAGATTAACGGAAGAGAATGCCCGTGAACTTATCGGGCAATATGACGTAGTAGTGGACGGTTGCGACAACTTTGCCACCCGTTATCTGATAAACGATGTGTGTGTAGAACTGGGCAAACCTTATGTGTGCGGAGCCATTTGTGGCTTTGAAGGGCAGGTGGCCGTATTTAATTATCAGACGACAAAAAATTACAGGGACTTATATCCTGACGAGGAGGAAATGAAGAAGATGCCGTTGCCTCCCAAAGGGGTAATAGGGATGACACCAGCTATTACAGGCAGTGTGGAAGCGATGGAGGTTATAAAGATAATCGGCGGTTTGGGCAGTATTTTATCGGGAAAACTATGGACAATAGACCTCCGGACTTTACAAACTAACATCTTTTCACTATAA
- a CDS encoding ATP-binding protein gives MIPQLTISQKVRYSVVFGFLFVLALPIMAHHKTEIDEINPGEILFISSYNSYTEYTLENINSFIDTYNKLGGKYSIAVENMNCTSLNEAYKWQGRIARILEKHPKVKLIILLGGEAWINYLQLADEKYKKIPVMCAMFSHHGVALPEDSVQMSSYEPESLDLTEAMKKFNVKLCLSYNYDIAKSIELMKSFYPKMKNLVFLSDNTYNGISLHALVKKELKKYPEIRPIFIDGRKLSLEGAAKRLHDVPSNSVMLLGIWKIDSLEISYINNSVYAFKYVNPLLPVFSLTATGIGYWAIGGYVPLYEDVGKKLGLKAYRILDLHHNEKPEFTLLKSEYKFDVQKLEEMGFKGKVLPEGSTLVNYRHPFFVVYKREVETIFFVFIALIIGLAVSLFYYCKTTKLKNSLIILMRKLSEDKEKLELSQEELRLAKEHAEESSRLKSAFVSNMSHEIRTPLNAIVGFSNLLISTIEVDKEQKEYADIIQTNSDLLLQLISDVLDVSRLESGKLQFHYEECDIVQHCEGMIRLINQSKKNEITVTLRSPLKKYMLKTDPRRLQQVVMNLLNNAIKFTPEGGNITLAFEVDEEKSMVLFSVTDTGCGIPADKQDLVFSRFEKLNEFVQGTGLGLAICKLTVNHMGGDIWIDKDYKDGARFVFSHPIMPKDELFID, from the coding sequence ATGATACCTCAATTGACTATTTCTCAGAAAGTTCGCTACTCTGTAGTGTTCGGATTTTTATTCGTTTTAGCGCTGCCAATAATGGCTCACCATAAAACCGAAATAGATGAGATAAATCCGGGTGAGATACTCTTTATCAGCTCGTATAACTCGTATACCGAATATACCTTAGAAAATATTAATTCATTTATTGATACTTATAATAAATTAGGCGGGAAATATTCCATAGCGGTGGAAAACATGAATTGTACCAGCCTGAACGAAGCATATAAATGGCAAGGTAGAATAGCCCGGATTCTGGAAAAACACCCGAAAGTGAAACTAATTATTCTTTTAGGAGGCGAGGCATGGATAAACTACCTACAACTGGCGGATGAGAAATACAAAAAGATCCCGGTGATGTGTGCGATGTTTTCGCACCACGGAGTAGCATTGCCTGAAGATTCTGTGCAAATGAGTTCGTATGAACCCGAAAGCCTTGATTTGACGGAGGCTATGAAAAAATTTAATGTGAAATTGTGCTTATCTTATAATTACGACATAGCCAAAAGCATCGAACTGATGAAATCTTTTTATCCGAAGATGAAGAATCTGGTCTTTTTGTCGGACAATACATACAACGGCATTTCACTCCACGCACTGGTGAAAAAAGAGCTCAAAAAATATCCGGAGATACGTCCCATTTTTATTGACGGACGAAAATTAAGTCTGGAAGGGGCCGCTAAAAGATTACATGATGTTCCGTCAAATTCGGTGATGTTACTGGGAATATGGAAGATAGACAGCTTGGAGATTTCTTATATAAATAATTCTGTGTATGCTTTTAAATATGTGAATCCCTTACTCCCTGTTTTCAGCCTTACGGCTACCGGCATAGGTTATTGGGCCATTGGAGGATATGTGCCTCTCTATGAAGATGTGGGAAAGAAACTCGGATTGAAAGCCTATCGGATATTAGACCTACATCATAACGAAAAGCCAGAATTTACATTACTAAAGAGTGAGTATAAATTTGATGTGCAAAAGCTCGAAGAAATGGGCTTCAAAGGCAAAGTTTTGCCTGAAGGAAGTACACTGGTTAATTACCGTCACCCTTTTTTTGTAGTGTATAAAAGAGAGGTGGAAACTATTTTTTTTGTATTCATTGCGTTAATTATAGGCTTGGCGGTATCACTTTTCTATTATTGCAAAACGACAAAGCTAAAAAACTCACTGATAATACTGATGCGTAAACTGAGCGAGGATAAAGAAAAGCTGGAATTGTCTCAAGAGGAACTAAGACTGGCCAAGGAACACGCTGAAGAATCGAGTCGATTGAAGAGTGCTTTTGTTTCTAATATGAGTCATGAAATTCGTACGCCGCTCAATGCCATTGTGGGCTTTTCGAATCTGCTGATAAGCACTATAGAGGTCGACAAAGAACAAAAAGAGTATGCCGACATTATTCAAACAAACTCCGACCTGCTGCTGCAACTGATTAGTGATGTGCTCGATGTGTCGAGACTGGAATCGGGAAAACTGCAATTTCACTATGAAGAGTGCGACATCGTGCAGCATTGTGAAGGCATGATAAGGCTCATTAACCAAAGTAAAAAGAATGAGATAACGGTAACGTTGCGCTCTCCACTGAAAAAGTATATGCTCAAAACCGATCCCAGGCGTTTGCAGCAAGTAGTTATGAATTTACTGAATAATGCCATCAAGTTCACTCCGGAAGGAGGAAACATAACATTGGCTTTTGAAGTGGATGAAGAAAAATCAATGGTATTATTTTCAGTGACAGATACGGGATGCGGCATTCCGGCCGACAAGCAGGATCTGGTATTTAGCCGCTTCGAAAAACTAAACGAGTTTGTGCAGGGTACCGGTTTGGGGCTGGCTATCTGCAAGCTGACCGTTAATCACATGGGGGGTGATATATGGATTGACAAGGATTATAAGGATGGAGCACGCTTTGTGTTCTCGCATCCCATTATGCCAAAAGATGAATTGTTTATTGATTAA